The following proteins are co-located in the Longimicrobiaceae bacterium genome:
- the mrdA gene encoding penicillin-binding protein 2, which translates to MKLPGPDTRGRRTLGAAFMISLVISVFLTAFFQTQVVHGEQYATRSEENRLQPIAVPAPRGTITDRNGEIVATSVTSYSVKLLPAEEATVRRTLRDLAPFLGLSGAEVARLMEKREARPHALLDVSDDATYAQVAAIEERRSAFPNLIVTETPRRHYPAGPAVAHVVGYVAEADEKDLARPEYRRAGYEQGRSIGKAGIEKQHELSLSGEEGSRFVEVDAMGRVVAPRSAVGAVAPVPGKDLKLTLDLGLQKYVREIFPDTMRGAVVAMVPSTGEVLALYSNPSFDPNDFVGGIPADLWRALGQDSTKPLLNRAIGALYPPASTFKLVTAAAGLEKDLITAGTEMPIPCNGGMRYGGRYFGDWYGPPGFGSLDLLGAIQHSCNVYFYQLGIRLGLDGLAQAGTAMGFNRPTGIDLPGEKTPTFPTGSRWYRERFGWDPTPSEVLSLAIGQGPNAQTVLKVAQFYSAVAGNGKAPEPHLVAREGAGRGPGAIDLDLSREDMEALWAGLARVTEKGGTAYLSSLERWKLYGKTGTAQNSQGEDHGWFAGFAGPPGKAPEVVVVAIVEHGLHGSDVAPIAAKAAQFYLDRKHGLPVDRAPTLIERLRAGRTSWAEF; encoded by the coding sequence ATGAAGCTCCCCGGACCGGATACGCGAGGGCGGCGAACGCTCGGAGCGGCGTTCATGATCTCGCTGGTGATCTCCGTGTTCCTGACGGCGTTCTTTCAGACGCAGGTCGTGCACGGCGAGCAGTACGCGACCCGCTCCGAGGAGAACCGCCTGCAGCCGATCGCGGTCCCCGCCCCGCGGGGGACGATCACGGACCGCAACGGCGAGATCGTCGCCACCAGCGTGACCTCATACTCCGTGAAGCTGCTCCCCGCGGAGGAGGCGACCGTCCGGCGCACGCTCCGCGACCTGGCTCCCTTCCTGGGGCTGTCCGGGGCGGAGGTCGCGCGGCTGATGGAGAAGCGCGAGGCCAGGCCCCACGCGCTCCTCGACGTGAGCGACGACGCCACCTATGCACAGGTCGCGGCCATCGAGGAGCGCAGGTCCGCGTTCCCGAACCTGATCGTCACGGAGACGCCGAGGCGCCACTACCCGGCGGGACCGGCCGTGGCGCACGTGGTGGGCTACGTGGCCGAGGCCGACGAGAAGGATCTCGCGCGTCCCGAGTACAGACGCGCCGGATACGAGCAGGGGCGCTCGATCGGCAAGGCGGGGATCGAGAAGCAGCACGAGTTGAGCCTTTCCGGCGAGGAGGGCTCCCGGTTCGTCGAGGTGGACGCCATGGGCCGGGTGGTCGCCCCCCGCTCCGCGGTCGGCGCCGTGGCGCCGGTCCCGGGGAAGGACCTGAAGCTCACGCTGGACCTGGGGCTGCAGAAGTACGTCCGGGAGATCTTCCCGGACACCATGCGCGGCGCCGTCGTGGCGATGGTGCCCTCGACCGGCGAGGTGCTGGCGCTGTACAGCAACCCCTCGTTCGACCCGAACGACTTCGTGGGCGGGATCCCGGCGGACCTCTGGCGCGCGCTCGGGCAGGACAGCACGAAGCCGCTCCTGAACCGCGCAATCGGGGCGCTCTATCCCCCCGCGTCCACCTTCAAGCTGGTGACCGCCGCGGCGGGGCTGGAGAAGGACCTGATCACGGCCGGCACCGAGATGCCCATCCCGTGCAACGGCGGGATGCGCTACGGGGGCCGCTACTTCGGCGACTGGTACGGGCCGCCGGGGTTCGGCTCGCTGGACCTGCTCGGGGCGATCCAGCACTCGTGCAACGTCTACTTCTACCAACTCGGCATCCGGCTGGGGCTCGACGGCCTCGCGCAGGCCGGGACCGCGATGGGCTTCAACCGCCCCACGGGGATCGACCTGCCGGGGGAGAAGACGCCCACCTTCCCGACCGGGTCGCGGTGGTACAGGGAGCGGTTCGGCTGGGACCCCACGCCCTCCGAGGTGCTCAGCCTGGCGATCGGGCAGGGTCCGAACGCGCAGACGGTCCTCAAGGTGGCGCAGTTCTACAGCGCCGTCGCCGGCAACGGGAAGGCGCCGGAGCCGCACCTGGTGGCGCGCGAGGGCGCCGGACGGGGGCCGGGCGCCATCGACCTGGACCTGTCCCGGGAGGACATGGAGGCCCTCTGGGCGGGGCTCGCCAGGGTGACGGAGAAGGGCGGGACCGCGTACCTCTCCTCGCTGGAGCGGTGGAAGCTGTACGGGAAGACCGGGACGGCGCAGAACTCACAGGGCGAGGACCACGGCTGGTTCGCCGGCTTCGCCGGCCCGCCCGGGAAGGCGCCGGAGGTCGTGGTCGTCGCCATCGTGGAGCACGGGCTGCACGGGAGCGACGTGGCGCCGATCGCGGCAAAGGCCGCCCAGTTCTACCTGGACCGGAAGCACGGCCTCCCCGTGGACCGCGCCCCGACGCTGATCGAGCGGCTGCGGGCCGGCCGGACGAGCTGGGCGGAGTTCTGA
- a CDS encoding CDC48 family AAA ATPase, producing MAESERENVRAQVAGAKTQDVGTGGARIGHRILKELGIREGEIVEVMGKRSTAVIALPPYPEDDGLDIVRLDGLQRVNTDVSISDHVELRRADVKPARRVTIAPAQKNLRLMGSGDALRRTLFRRPLVAGDVISTSVQRGAPSRATDGSQYPEDIIRSFLQQSAYGLQEIRLRVVATNPRGVVQVDTETEIELLPEYVEAEEPRRADVTYDDIGGLGDTIEQVREMIELPLKHPELFQRLGIDPPKGVLLHGPPGTGKTLLARAVANEADAQFFHIAGPEIMGRHYGESEQRLRDIFQEAQQNSPSIVFIDEIDSIAPKREEVTGEVERRIVAQLLTLMDGLEPRQNVVVIGATNRVNAIDEALRRPGRFDREIVIGVPDTAGRRDVLSIHTRGMPLAEDVNLDELARITYGYVGADISALAREAAIDALRRNLPNIDLDKKEIPADVLENLTVTRADFLNAQRRVQPSAMREIMIQVPNVTWDDVGGLEEAKRALREGVELPLLHPESFRRLGIRPAKGFLLYGPPGTGKTMLAKAVAREAEANFIAAKSSDLLSKWYGESEQQVSRLFQRARQVAPTVIFIDEIDSLAPQRGGGLGEPAVTERVVNTLLAEMDGLEELQGLVVIGATNRPTLLDPALLRPGRFDELVYVPVPEREGRLRILGIHTKDVPLGADVDLEALADRTRGYTGADLEDLVRRAGLQALRENLQTDEVPMRFFEAALKETRASVTPEMEEEYEELLDQLKRESPRGRIGFTVASAPVAAD from the coding sequence ATGGCAGAGAGCGAGCGGGAGAACGTGCGCGCCCAGGTGGCGGGCGCGAAGACGCAGGACGTGGGCACGGGAGGGGCGCGGATCGGGCACCGCATCCTGAAGGAGCTCGGGATCCGCGAGGGGGAGATCGTGGAAGTGATGGGGAAGCGCTCCACCGCCGTGATCGCCCTCCCGCCGTACCCGGAGGACGACGGGCTGGACATCGTCCGGCTGGACGGGCTGCAGCGCGTCAACACCGACGTCAGCATCAGCGACCACGTGGAGCTGCGCCGCGCCGACGTGAAGCCCGCCCGGCGCGTCACCATCGCCCCCGCGCAGAAGAACCTGCGGCTCATGGGCTCCGGCGACGCGCTCCGCCGCACCCTCTTCCGGCGGCCCCTGGTGGCCGGGGACGTGATCTCCACCTCCGTGCAGCGCGGCGCGCCCAGCCGCGCCACCGACGGGAGCCAGTACCCCGAGGACATCATCCGCAGCTTCCTGCAGCAGAGCGCCTACGGGCTGCAGGAGATCCGCCTCCGGGTGGTGGCGACCAACCCGCGCGGCGTGGTGCAGGTGGACACCGAGACGGAGATCGAGCTGCTCCCGGAGTACGTGGAGGCCGAGGAGCCCCGCCGCGCCGACGTGACCTACGACGACATCGGCGGGCTGGGGGACACCATCGAGCAGGTGCGGGAGATGATCGAGCTCCCGCTCAAGCACCCCGAGCTCTTCCAGCGGCTGGGGATCGACCCGCCCAAGGGGGTGCTCCTGCACGGCCCGCCGGGGACGGGGAAGACGCTGCTCGCCCGGGCGGTCGCCAACGAGGCCGACGCGCAGTTCTTCCACATCGCCGGCCCGGAGATCATGGGACGCCACTACGGCGAGTCCGAGCAGCGGCTGCGGGACATCTTCCAGGAGGCGCAGCAGAATTCGCCCTCCATCGTCTTCATCGACGAGATCGACTCCATCGCCCCCAAGCGCGAGGAGGTCACGGGCGAGGTGGAGCGCCGCATCGTCGCGCAGCTCCTGACGCTCATGGACGGGCTGGAGCCGCGGCAGAACGTGGTGGTGATCGGCGCCACCAACCGGGTGAACGCCATCGACGAGGCGCTGCGGCGCCCGGGGCGCTTCGACCGCGAGATCGTCATCGGCGTCCCCGACACCGCCGGCCGGCGCGACGTGCTCTCCATCCACACCCGCGGGATGCCGCTCGCCGAGGACGTGAACCTGGACGAGCTGGCGCGGATCACCTACGGCTACGTGGGCGCGGACATCTCCGCCCTCGCGCGCGAGGCGGCCATCGACGCGCTGCGCCGCAACCTCCCCAACATCGACCTGGACAAGAAGGAGATCCCGGCCGACGTCCTGGAGAACCTGACCGTCACCCGCGCCGACTTCCTGAACGCGCAGCGGCGGGTGCAGCCCTCCGCCATGCGCGAGATCATGATCCAGGTCCCCAACGTCACCTGGGACGACGTGGGGGGGCTGGAGGAGGCCAAGCGGGCGCTGCGCGAGGGGGTGGAGCTCCCGCTCCTGCACCCGGAGTCGTTCCGGCGCCTGGGGATCCGCCCGGCCAAGGGGTTCCTCCTCTACGGCCCCCCGGGGACGGGGAAGACGATGCTCGCCAAGGCCGTGGCGCGCGAGGCGGAGGCCAACTTCATCGCCGCCAAGTCTTCCGACCTGCTCTCCAAGTGGTACGGCGAGTCCGAGCAGCAGGTCTCCCGGCTCTTCCAGCGGGCGCGGCAGGTGGCGCCCACGGTGATCTTCATCGACGAGATCGACTCGCTGGCCCCCCAGCGCGGCGGCGGGCTGGGCGAGCCGGCGGTCACGGAGCGCGTGGTCAACACGCTCCTGGCGGAGATGGACGGGCTGGAGGAGCTGCAGGGGCTGGTGGTGATCGGCGCCACCAACCGCCCCACGCTGCTGGACCCGGCGCTGCTCCGCCCCGGCCGCTTCGACGAGCTGGTGTACGTCCCCGTTCCGGAGCGCGAGGGGAGGCTGCGCATCCTGGGCATCCACACGAAGGACGTGCCGCTGGGCGCCGACGTGGACCTGGAAGCGCTCGCCGACCGGACGCGCGGCTACACCGGCGCCGACCTGGAGGACCTGGTCCGGCGCGCGGGGCTGCAGGCGCTGCGCGAGAACCTGCAGACTGACGAGGTGCCGATGCGCTTCTTCGAGGCGGCGCTGAAGGAGACGCGCGCCTCAGTGACTCCGGAGATGGAGGAGGAGTACGAGGAGCTGCTGGACCAGCTCAAGCGCGAGAGCCCCCGCGGCCGGATCGGCTTCACCGTCGCGTCGGCGCCCGTGGCGGCGGACTGA
- a CDS encoding dienelactone hydrolase family protein, producing MAGTEEGRGGGAGPGEEPFRPVTLETAGGPLSLRYYPAAGARAAAVYAGGVGGGWDTPSQGLYPRLSEELAREGIAGVRVRFRHPTVLDEAVADVLAAARFLREEEGVGTLGLVGHSFGGAVVIRAAAEEPAVATVVTLATQGYGTEPVARLGPRCSILLVHGTGDEVLAAASSQHVHALAREPRQLVVYPAAGHGLDEVAADVYDDVRRWLRAALRPEG from the coding sequence ATGGCGGGTACGGAGGAGGGACGGGGCGGCGGAGCGGGGCCGGGGGAGGAGCCGTTCCGGCCGGTGACTCTGGAGACGGCGGGCGGACCGCTCTCGCTCCGCTACTACCCGGCGGCGGGCGCACGCGCCGCCGCCGTGTACGCTGGCGGGGTGGGCGGCGGGTGGGACACGCCGTCGCAGGGGCTCTACCCGCGGCTCTCGGAAGAGCTGGCGCGGGAGGGGATCGCGGGAGTGCGGGTGCGCTTCCGCCACCCGACCGTGCTGGACGAGGCGGTGGCGGACGTGCTCGCCGCCGCCCGCTTCCTGCGCGAGGAGGAGGGGGTCGGCACGCTCGGGCTGGTGGGGCACTCCTTCGGCGGGGCGGTGGTGATCCGCGCGGCGGCGGAGGAGCCGGCGGTGGCGACGGTGGTGACGCTGGCCACCCAGGGGTACGGGACGGAGCCGGTGGCGCGCCTGGGGCCGCGCTGCTCGATCCTGCTGGTCCACGGGACGGGGGACGAGGTCCTCGCCGCCGCCAGCTCGCAGCACGTGCACGCCCTGGCGCGGGAGCCCCGCCAGCTCGTCGTGTACCCGGCGGCCGGGCACGGGCTGGACGAGGTCGCGGCCGACGTGTACGACGACGTTCGGCGGTGGCTCCGGGCGGCGCTGCGCCCGGAGGGGTGA
- a CDS encoding trypsin-like peptidase domain-containing protein: MKTVRRASGVAGAALALGVGIGVGQGLVGAGGILPAWADEVVQQGSDEQAVIRVARQVSPAVVGIAAGQASGSGVVIRPEGIIITNAHVVGSARRVEVSLASGELVMGQVLGRDRSIDIAVVRIPARQNIAVAQVGDSDRLIVGQSAIAIGNPYGLERTVTSGVVSAVNRSPRGLELGGLIQTDAAINPGNSGGPLVDSRGNVIGINTAILGQGTGLGFAVPINMATDIVQQLLAGGVIRRPYFGISYVDVEPEVAAFYRLPVQQGVIVVRLDPRSPAARAGIRPNDIVTRIDDDQIQRGGDFQRVLRSRRPGQTVAVTVVRPNGSTSRVNVRLDEVEVQG, translated from the coding sequence ATGAAGACCGTGCGAAGGGCGTCGGGGGTGGCCGGGGCGGCGCTCGCCCTGGGCGTGGGGATCGGGGTGGGGCAGGGGCTCGTGGGCGCGGGGGGGATCCTCCCCGCGTGGGCGGACGAGGTGGTGCAGCAGGGGAGCGACGAGCAGGCCGTCATCCGGGTGGCGCGGCAGGTGTCCCCCGCGGTGGTGGGGATCGCGGCGGGCCAGGCCTCCGGCTCCGGCGTGGTTATCCGCCCGGAGGGGATCATCATCACCAACGCGCACGTGGTGGGCAGCGCGCGCCGGGTGGAGGTGAGCCTGGCGAGCGGGGAGCTGGTGATGGGGCAGGTCCTCGGCCGGGACCGCAGCATCGACATCGCGGTGGTCCGGATCCCGGCGCGGCAGAACATCGCCGTCGCCCAGGTGGGCGACTCGGACCGGCTCATCGTGGGCCAGTCCGCCATCGCCATCGGCAACCCGTACGGGCTGGAGCGCACCGTCACCTCCGGGGTGGTCTCGGCGGTGAACCGCAGCCCGCGCGGCCTGGAGCTGGGCGGGCTGATCCAGACCGACGCGGCCATCAACCCCGGCAACTCCGGCGGGCCGCTGGTGGACTCGCGCGGCAACGTGATCGGGATCAACACGGCGATCCTGGGGCAGGGCACCGGCCTGGGTTTCGCCGTGCCCATCAACATGGCGACGGACATCGTCCAGCAGCTCCTGGCGGGAGGGGTGATCCGCCGGCCCTACTTCGGGATCAGCTACGTGGACGTGGAGCCGGAGGTGGCCGCGTTCTACCGGCTCCCGGTTCAGCAGGGGGTGATCGTGGTCCGCCTGGACCCCCGCTCCCCGGCCGCACGGGCGGGGATCCGCCCGAACGACATCGTCACGCGCATCGACGACGACCAGATCCAGCGCGGCGGCGACTTCCAGCGGGTGCTCCGCTCGCGCCGCCCCGGGCAGACGGTCGCGGTCACGGTGGTCCGGCCGAACGGGAGCACTTCGCGCGTGAACGTCCGCCTGGACGAGGTGGAGGTGCAGGGGTAG
- a CDS encoding ABC transporter ATP-binding protein has product MTPDAVLVADCIGKRFGDRKVLSAATLHAERGVVTALVGRNGSGKSTLLRIMAGLLAPDYGVLRYWGRQYTRTRLARLAREGLFLLPVDRCTLTRTLTLRQHLDALRRRFALPAWDDVVEELRIAHLLDRSVVGYSGGERRRAQLALAMVRAPECLLADEPFLGLTPADTEALVPAFRALARRGTAVVLTGHEVRYVLAVADRVTWITAGTTRLLGTPEAAERDWAFRREYLGIGARQVVERGV; this is encoded by the coding sequence ATGACCCCGGACGCCGTGCTGGTGGCCGACTGCATCGGCAAGCGCTTCGGCGACCGGAAGGTGCTCTCCGCGGCCACGCTGCACGCGGAGCGCGGAGTGGTGACCGCGCTGGTGGGGCGCAACGGGTCGGGGAAGAGCACCCTCCTGCGCATCATGGCGGGGCTCCTCGCGCCCGACTACGGCGTGCTCCGGTACTGGGGCCGCCAGTACACTCGCACCCGCCTGGCCCGGCTCGCGCGCGAAGGGCTCTTCCTCCTCCCGGTGGACCGCTGCACCCTGACGCGCACCCTCACCCTCCGCCAGCACCTGGACGCCCTGCGGCGCCGGTTCGCCCTCCCGGCCTGGGACGACGTCGTGGAGGAGCTCCGGATCGCCCACCTCCTGGACCGCTCGGTGGTGGGCTACTCCGGGGGCGAGCGGCGGCGCGCCCAGCTCGCCCTGGCGATGGTCCGCGCCCCCGAGTGCCTCCTGGCCGACGAGCCGTTCCTGGGGCTCACCCCGGCGGACACGGAGGCGCTGGTGCCCGCCTTCCGCGCGCTCGCACGGCGGGGGACCGCCGTCGTGCTCACCGGGCACGAGGTCCGGTACGTCCTCGCTGTTGCGGACCGTGTCACCTGGATCACGGCGGGGACCACCCGGCTGCTCGGAACGCCGGAGGCGGCGGAGCGCGACTGGGCGTTCCGCCGCGAGTACCTGGGGATCGGGGCGAGACAGGTGGTGGAGCGCGGCGTGTGA
- a CDS encoding type II toxin-antitoxin system RelE/ParE family toxin, whose product MAHRVVWSPAALEDVEAIAEYIARDSAQYAAAVVRKFRDTARSLREFPRSGRSVPEFEDESIREKLVYSYRLIYRIEAGLVTIAAVVHARQSFETGVGRLGRA is encoded by the coding sequence GTGGCTCACCGAGTAGTCTGGTCCCCGGCCGCGCTGGAGGACGTCGAGGCGATCGCAGAGTACATCGCCCGCGATTCGGCGCAGTATGCGGCGGCTGTCGTTCGCAAGTTCCGCGATACTGCCCGCTCGCTTCGCGAGTTCCCCCGCTCGGGTCGCTCCGTGCCCGAGTTCGAGGACGAGTCCATCCGAGAAAAGCTCGTCTACAGCTACCGGCTGATCTACCGAATAGAGGCGGGCCTCGTGACCATCGCAGCCGTTGTGCATGCCAGACAGTCCTTTGAAACGGGAGTGGGTCGGCTCGGACGCGCGTAG
- a CDS encoding ABC transporter permease translates to MKLREIFRFELTCQARRLSTWLPFAALAVVALLFVRGNFLYADFFINSPFVIASTTVFCSLFWLVVAAGVTGEVAARDVETGMHPLTYTAPVSKAKYLGGRFLAAFALHALILLAVPVGVMLAVYSPGVDTGVIGPFRPAAYLTAYGFLALPNAFIGTSIQFAFAALGRRAVASYLGGVLLLLVAYGGFFAVIGFLQREDLEALFDVFGNRFLTDDLMLGWTPIEKNTRLVALHGVPLRSRLLWLGIGLGTLAFTYVRFRFEHLTASPWWSRLARRRDAHAPSPPGSDVARSAISVPQVRGTFGPALYARQTLAIAWDSFRVIAKSRGGLVLLAAIAAAAVVVLPEAMEYMGTPLLPRTEFVLTFLTARLTNPMTPWVIIPLLTAFYAGELVWREREAGLSEITDVAPVPEWVLVLGKFLGLGLVLVVWMALLTLVGVLVQLRLGYHEFEIGLYLQVLFGLQLPEYLLFALLALVVQGSVSQKYVGLVAALLAYASILFAARLGIEHRLLVYGSAPGWFYTDMRGFGPSLGPWRWFMLYWAAWALLLAVVARLLWVRGMERGLRVRLRLARGRFTRPTARAAAAAAGLVLTLGGFIFYNTNVLNEYRTASQVRERRAEYERRYARYADVPQPRLAAANLHVEIHPDQRKADIRGTYRLVNRGAMPIDSIHLATAPGVETGAVAFDRPAARVLADEELGHGIYALETPLQPGDSLRLHFEVRFAPRGFRSSGIDASVVANGTYFTNHDWLPAIGYQPRRELRNAGDWRAHGLAPRRQVPTPADAEAVQDVTGEAGTSGAERIAFEAVVGTEGDQTAVAPGTLRRTWTEGGRRYFHFATDAPIGNEYAFFSARYAVHEERWTPPAGSGQPVAIQVYHHPQHAANLDRMLLSVRASLDSYTRAFGPYPHGHVIRLVEKPGPGMGAHAEAATIDYAEGFTRLDPADDPRGLDLPFAVMAHEMAHQWGVPYAFAEGAPLLSESFAWYAAMGVVEETYGREHLQRLRRFFRQPSPIPPIRQTVPLLRAMDPYAAYRRGPAALFAMSEYMGEERVNLAFRRLIEKHRSGAPPLATSLDLYRELQAVTPDSLRHLLHDLFAANTVWDLRTERATARQTAAGSWLVTLRVRARKVTVDPAGVETEVPMNEWVQVGVFAPTQQGAEFGETLYLRKHRIRSGEQTITVTVPRKPSDAGIDPYHLLIELERFDNVEEVEVER, encoded by the coding sequence ATGAAGCTCCGGGAGATCTTCCGCTTCGAGCTCACCTGCCAGGCACGCCGTCTCTCGACCTGGCTTCCGTTCGCGGCCCTGGCCGTGGTCGCGCTCCTGTTCGTACGGGGGAACTTCCTTTACGCCGACTTCTTTATCAACTCGCCATTCGTCATCGCGTCCACCACTGTTTTCTGCAGCCTGTTCTGGCTCGTGGTGGCTGCAGGGGTCACGGGCGAGGTGGCCGCGCGCGACGTGGAGACAGGGATGCATCCCCTCACCTACACCGCCCCCGTCAGCAAGGCCAAGTACCTGGGAGGGCGGTTCCTCGCCGCCTTCGCCCTCCATGCGCTGATCCTGCTCGCCGTGCCGGTGGGCGTGATGCTCGCCGTCTACTCGCCCGGCGTGGATACCGGGGTGATCGGCCCGTTTCGGCCGGCCGCCTACCTCACGGCCTACGGCTTCCTCGCGCTGCCCAACGCCTTCATCGGCACGTCGATCCAGTTCGCGTTCGCGGCGCTGGGCCGCCGGGCCGTCGCGAGCTACCTGGGCGGTGTGCTCCTGTTGCTCGTGGCCTACGGCGGGTTCTTCGCCGTGATCGGCTTTCTGCAGCGAGAGGATCTGGAGGCGCTGTTCGACGTCTTCGGCAACCGGTTCCTCACGGACGACCTGATGCTGGGATGGACGCCGATCGAGAAGAACACGCGTCTGGTCGCGCTGCACGGCGTGCCGCTCCGGAGCCGCCTGCTGTGGCTCGGCATCGGCCTGGGGACGCTCGCGTTCACCTACGTCCGCTTTCGCTTCGAGCACCTGACGGCGAGCCCCTGGTGGAGCCGCCTCGCGCGGCGGCGGGATGCGCACGCCCCCTCACCCCCGGGCAGCGACGTCGCGAGGAGCGCGATCTCCGTTCCGCAGGTCCGGGGGACGTTCGGCCCGGCGCTCTACGCGCGCCAGACGCTCGCCATCGCCTGGGACTCGTTCCGGGTGATCGCGAAGAGCCGGGGCGGTCTCGTCCTTCTGGCCGCCATCGCGGCCGCCGCGGTCGTGGTCCTGCCCGAGGCCATGGAGTACATGGGCACGCCGCTGCTGCCCCGGACCGAGTTCGTCCTCACCTTCCTGACGGCCCGCCTCACGAATCCCATGACCCCGTGGGTGATCATCCCGCTGCTCACCGCCTTCTACGCCGGCGAGCTGGTCTGGCGGGAACGCGAAGCCGGTCTCAGCGAGATCACCGACGTGGCGCCGGTGCCGGAATGGGTCCTCGTCCTGGGCAAGTTCCTGGGGCTCGGCCTCGTCCTGGTCGTGTGGATGGCTCTGCTCACGCTGGTGGGGGTGCTCGTCCAGCTGCGCCTGGGGTATCACGAGTTCGAGATCGGCCTCTATCTGCAGGTGCTGTTCGGGCTCCAGCTTCCCGAGTACCTCCTCTTCGCCCTGCTCGCCCTGGTGGTGCAGGGGTCGGTGAGCCAGAAGTACGTCGGCCTCGTGGCGGCCCTCCTCGCCTACGCATCCATCCTCTTTGCGGCCAGGCTCGGGATCGAGCACAGGCTGCTCGTCTACGGGTCCGCTCCGGGCTGGTTCTACACGGACATGCGCGGGTTCGGCCCGTCGCTCGGGCCGTGGCGGTGGTTCATGCTCTACTGGGCCGCGTGGGCGCTGCTGCTCGCGGTGGTCGCGAGGCTGCTCTGGGTCCGGGGCATGGAGAGGGGCCTGCGGGTGCGGCTCCGGCTGGCGCGCGGCCGGTTCACGCGCCCGACGGCCCGGGCCGCGGCGGCGGCGGCGGGGCTCGTCCTCACGCTGGGCGGGTTCATCTTCTACAACACCAACGTGCTGAACGAGTACCGCACCGCCTCGCAGGTGAGGGAGCGGCGCGCCGAGTACGAGCGGCGCTACGCTCGGTATGCGGACGTCCCGCAGCCTCGGCTGGCCGCGGCCAACCTGCACGTCGAGATCCACCCCGATCAGCGAAAGGCCGACATTCGCGGCACGTATCGACTCGTGAACCGCGGGGCGATGCCGATCGACTCCATCCATCTGGCCACTGCTCCCGGTGTCGAGACGGGAGCGGTCGCCTTCGATCGCCCGGCGGCTCGCGTGCTCGCGGACGAGGAGCTCGGCCATGGGATCTACGCCCTGGAAACGCCGCTCCAGCCAGGCGACTCGTTGCGGCTCCACTTCGAGGTGCGTTTCGCACCACGGGGGTTCCGTAGCAGCGGAATCGATGCCTCGGTGGTCGCGAACGGCACCTACTTCACGAACCACGACTGGCTGCCCGCCATCGGCTACCAGCCACGTCGCGAACTGAGGAACGCCGGGGATTGGCGGGCGCACGGGCTCGCTCCGCGCCGCCAGGTCCCCACTCCCGCCGACGCGGAAGCGGTCCAGGACGTCACCGGCGAGGCGGGGACGTCCGGCGCCGAGCGCATCGCCTTCGAAGCGGTGGTGGGAACGGAAGGGGACCAGACCGCCGTCGCGCCGGGGACGCTGCGCCGCACGTGGACGGAAGGCGGGCGCCGCTACTTCCACTTTGCGACGGACGCCCCGATCGGGAACGAGTACGCCTTCTTCTCCGCCCGCTACGCGGTGCACGAGGAACGGTGGACCCCTCCCGCAGGCTCCGGGCAGCCCGTCGCGATCCAGGTCTACCATCACCCGCAGCACGCCGCGAACCTGGACCGCATGCTCCTCAGCGTACGCGCGTCGCTGGACTCCTACACGCGTGCGTTCGGTCCGTACCCCCACGGCCATGTCATCCGGCTCGTCGAGAAGCCCGGTCCTGGAATGGGAGCGCATGCCGAGGCGGCCACGATCGACTACGCGGAAGGGTTCACCCGCCTCGATCCAGCGGACGACCCGCGGGGCCTGGACCTCCCGTTCGCGGTCATGGCGCACGAGATGGCGCACCAGTGGGGAGTCCCGTACGCCTTCGCCGAGGGAGCCCCGCTGCTGTCCGAAAGCTTCGCGTGGTACGCCGCGATGGGGGTCGTGGAAGAAACCTACGGGCGTGAACACCTGCAGCGGCTCCGGCGGTTCTTCCGGCAGCCGTCTCCCATCCCGCCCATCCGTCAGACCGTCCCGCTGCTCCGGGCCATGGACCCGTACGCGGCCTACCGCAGGGGCCCCGCCGCGCTGTTCGCGATGAGCGAGTACATGGGCGAGGAGCGGGTGAACCTGGCGTTCCGGCGCCTGATCGAGAAGCATCGTTCGGGAGCGCCGCCCCTGGCGACCTCCCTCGATCTCTACCGGGAGCTCCAGGCGGTCACGCCGGACTCGCTCCGGCACCTGCTGCACGACCTCTTCGCGGCGAACACTGTTTGGGACCTCCGGACGGAGCGGGCCACGGCGAGGCAGACCGCGGCGGGGAGCTGGCTGGTGACGCTCCGCGTGCGGGCGCGCAAGGTGACCGTCGACCCCGCGGGCGTGGAGACGGAGGTGCCGATGAACGAATGGGTGCAGGTCGGGGTCTTCGCCCCGACGCAGCAGGGGGCGGAGTTCGGCGAGACGCTCTACCTGCGGAAGCATCGCATCCGCTCGGGCGAGCAGACGATCACGGTGACGGTGCCGCGCAAGCCCTCCGACGCCGGCATCGATCCCTATCACCTGCTGATCGAGCTGGAGAGGTTCGACAACGTCGAGGAGGTGGAGGTCGAGCGCTGA